In Ochotona princeps isolate mOchPri1 chromosome 21, mOchPri1.hap1, whole genome shotgun sequence, a single genomic region encodes these proteins:
- the PTPN23 gene encoding tyrosine-protein phosphatase non-receptor type 23 isoform X1, translating to MEAVPRMPMIWLDLKEAGDFQFQPAVKKFVLKNYGENPEAYNEELKKLELLRQNAVRVPRDFEGCSVLRKYLGQLHYLHSRVPMGSGQEASVPVTWTEIFSGKSVAHEDIKYEQACILYNLGALHSMLGAMDKRVSEEGMKVSCTHFQCAAGAFAYLREHFPQAYSVDMSRQILTLNVNLMLGQAQECLLEKSMLDNRKSFLVARISAQVVDYYKEACRALENPDTASLLGRIQKDWKKLVQMKIYYFAAVAHLHMGKQAEEQQKFGERVAYFQSALDKLNEAIKLAKGQPDTVQDALRFTMDVIGGKYNSAKKDNDFIYHEAVPALDTLQPVKGAPLVKPLPVNPTDPAVTGPDIFAKLVPMAAHEASSLYSEEKAKLLREMMAKIEDKNEVLDQFMDSMQLDPETVDNLDAYSHIPPQLMEKCAALSVRPDTVKNLVQSMQVLSGVFTDVEASLKDIKDLLEEDELQEQKFQEAVGPAGASLAVSKAELVEVKREWTKYMEVHEKASFTNSELHRAMNLHVGNLRLLSGPLDLVRAALPSPALTAEDKAVLQNLKRILAKVQEMREQRLSLEQQLRELIQKDDITASLVTTEHSEIQKLFEEQLKKYDQLRVYLEQNLAAQDNVLRALTEANVQYAAVRRVLSELDQKWNSTLQTLVASYEAYEDLMKKSQEGKDFYADLESKVAALLERARTTCQAREAARQQLLDRELKKKPPPRPTAPKPLLPRREEGEAVETGDAPEELRSLPPDMVAGARPPDTFLGAAAPFHFAPSPFPNATGPGPHYFPGPLPPGTYSGPTQLMQPRTTGPPTVPIAPGPALYPAPAYTAELGVVPQSSPQHGVVSSPYVAGLPSAPPPQFSGPELAMGVRPATTTVDSVQAPIPSHTTPRSNPTPAPPSQPCFPVPPPYPYPVGAQQALTAPPAHPFPPRIPTGFPAPRMGPQPHPSRSAFGPQPAQQPLPLQHPPLFPSQVPRLQPPQAPYPFVPQPGVLGQPPPPLHPQLYPGPAQEPVTPHSRALPFPSPGPPQTPHPPLAYGPSPSPRQLGPQATPLSIRGPSPAGQPSPAPHLVPSPAPSPGPGPGPSRPPAAEPPPCLRRGTAAADLLSSSPESQHGGPQPPGGGQPLLQPTKVDAAEGRRPQALRLIERDPYEHPEKLRRLQQELEAFRSQLGDAGTLDATWRELQEAQEQDARGRSIAIARCYSLKNRHQDVMPYDSNRVVLRSGKDDYINASCVEGLSPYCPPLIATQAPLPGTAADFWLMVHEQKVSVIVMLVSEAEMEKQKVARYFPTERGQPMVHGALSLALSSVRTTETHVERVLSLQFRDQSLKRSLVHLHFPTWPELGLPDSPSNLLRFIQEVHAHYLHQRPLHTPIIVHCSSGVGRTGAFALLYAAVQEVEAGSSIPELPQLVRRMRQQRKHMLQEKLHLRFCHEAVVRHVEQVLQRHGVPPPCKPAASTSLNHKNPFPQDSQDLVLGGDVPISSIQATIAKLSIRPSGESSAASLPGPVEPPGLPPASLPEPTPVPSSSPPPLSSPLPETPQPEEEQPVPEAPSSGPPSSSLELLASLTPEAFSLDSSLRGKQRMSKQNFLQAHNGQGLRAARPTDDPLSLLDPLWTLNKT from the exons AATGCTGTCCGTGTCCCACGGGACTTTGAGGGTTGCAGTGTCCTCCGCAAGTACCTGGGTCAGCTCCACTACTTGCACAGTCGGGTTCCCATGGGCTCAGGCCAGGAGGCCTCTGTCCCGGTCACCTG GACCGAGATCTTCTCCGGCAAGTCTGTGGCCCATGAGGACATCAAGTATGAGCAGGCCTGCATTCTCTATAACCTTG GGGCCTTGCACTCTATGCTGGGGGCCATGGATAAGAGAGTGTCCGAGGAG gGCATGAAGGTCTCCTGTACCCATTTCCAGTGCGCAGCAGGCGCCTTTGCCTACCTGCGGGAGCACTTCCCTCAGGCCTACAGCGTCGACATGAGCCGCCAGATCCTCACACTCAACGTCAATCTCATGCTG GGCCAGGCGCAGGAATGCCTGCTGGAGAAGTCCATGCTGGACAACAGGAAGAGCTTCCTTGTGGCCCGCATCAGTGCTCAG GTGGTAGATTACTACAAGGAGGCATGCCGGGCTCTAGAAAACCCTGATACGGCCTCGCTGCTGGGCCGGATCCAGAAGGACTGGAAGAAACTCGTGCAGATGAAGATCTACTACTTTGCAGCTGTGGCTCAT ctGCACATGGGCAAGCAGGCCGAGGAGCAGCAGAAGTTTGGGGAGCGG GTCGCGTATTTCCAGAGTGCCCTGGACAAGCTCAATGAAGCCATCAAGTTGGCCAAG GGCCAGCCTGACACTGTGCAAGATGCACTTCGCTTCACCATGGATGTCATCGGAGGAAA GTACAATTCTGCAAAGAAGGACAACGACTTCATCTACCATGAGGCTGTTCCAGCTCTGGACACCCTTCAGCCTGTGAAAG GAGCCCCCTTAGTGAAGCCCTTGCCAGTGAACCCCACAGACCCAGCTGTTACTGGCCCTGACATCTTTGCCAAACTAGTCCCCATGGCTGCCCACGAGGCTTCCTCTCTGTACAG TGAGGAGAAGGCCAAGCTGCTGCGGGAGATGATGGCCAAGATTGAGGACAAGAATGAGGTCCTGGA CCAGTTCATGGATTCAATGCAGCTGGATCCTGAGACAGTGGACAACCTTGATGCCTACAGTCACATCCCGCCCCAGCTCATGGAAAAGTGTGCAGCTCTCAGTGTGCGGCCTGACACTGTAAAGAACCTCGTTCAGTCCATGCAAG TGCTGTCGGGTGTGTTCACGGACGTGGAGGCCTCCCTGAAGGACATCAAGGATCTGCTGGAGGAGGATGAGCTGCAAGAGCAGAAGTTCCAGGAGGCAGTGGGCCCGGCTGGGGCCAGCCTGGCTGTCTCTAAGGCCGAGCTGGTAGAAGTGAAGCGAGAATGGACCAAGTACATGGAAGTCCATGAGAAGGCCTCCTTCACCAACAGTGAACTGCACCGTGCCATGAATCTGCATGTTGGCAACCTGCGCCTTCTCAGTGGCCCACTCGACCTAGTCCGGGCAGCCTTGCCCTCTCCGGCCCTCACTGCAG AGGACAAGGCTGTGCTACAGAACCTGAAGCGCATCCTGGCCAAGGTGCAGGAGATGCGGGAGCAGCGCTTGTCCCTGGAGCAGCAGCTGCGCGAGCTCATCCAGAAGGATGACATCACTGCCTCGCTGGTCACAACGGAGCACTCGGAGATAcag AAATTGTTTGAGGAGCAGCTTAAGAAGTATGACCAGCTGCGGGTGTACCTGGAACAGAACCTGGCTGCCCAGGACAATGTCCTCCGTGCACTGACGGAGGCCAATGTGCAGTATGCAGCAGTGCGGCGAGTGCTCAGTGAGCTGGACCAAAA GTGGAACTCCACACTTCAGACTCTGGTAGCCTCGTATGAAGCCTATGAAGACCTGATGAAGAAGTCTCAGGAGGGCAAGGACTTCTATGCAGACCTGGAGAGCAAGGTGGCTGCCCTGCTGGAACGGGCACGCACAACCTGCCAGGCCCGTGAGGCTGCCCGCCAGCAACTCCTGGACAG GGAGCTGAAGAAGAAGCCACCACCACGGCCCACGGCACCCAAACCACTGCTACCCCGCAGGGAGGAGGGTGAGGCAGTGGAGACAGGAGATGCCCCAGAGGAACTGCGCAGTCTGCCCCCCGACATGGTGGCCGGCGCACGGCCACCAGACACTTTTCTGGGAGCTGCTGCCCCATTTCACTTTGCTCCCAGCCCTTTCCCCAATGCCACAGGCCCAGGACCCCATTACTTCCCAGGCCCCTTACCCCCTGGCACCTACTCAGGTCCCACCCAGCTGATGCAGCCCAGGACTACAGGACCTCCTACAGTGCCTATAGCACCAGGGCCTGCCCTTTACCCAGCCCCTGCCTATACAGCAGAGCTGGGTGTGGTGCCCCAGTCCTCTCCCCAGCATGGTGTGGTGAGCAGTCCCTACGTTGCAGGTCTGCCCTCGGCCCCACCACCCCAATTCTCAGGCCCTGAGTTGGCCATGGGAGTTCGGCCAGCCACTACTACTGTGGATAGTGTCCAGGCACCTATCCCCAGCCACACCACACCCCGGTCAAACCCTACTCCTGCCCCCCCTTCTCAGCCCTGTTTCCCAGTGCCACCACCCTACCCCTACCCTGTGGGGGCCCAGCAGGCCCTTACagcacccccagcccaccccttTCCCCCCAGGatccccacagggtttcctgcaCCGCGGATGGGACCCCAGCCCCATCCTTCACGATCAGCATTTGGCCCTCAGCCTGCCCAGCAGCCCCTTCCACTCCAGCACccgcccctcttcccatcccaggtcccaagACTCCAGCCTCCACAGGCCCCTTACCCTTTTGTCCCCCAGCCTGGTGTCCTGGGGCAGCCACCACCCCCCTTGCATCCCCAGCTCTACCCAGGTCCTGCCCAAGAGCCTGTGACCCCCCACTCACGGGCTCTGCCTTTTCCTAGCCCCGGGCCCCCTCAGACTCCCCATCCCCCCCTGGCCTATGGTCCCAGCCCTTCACCCAGGCAGCTAGGCCCCCAGGCCACCCCTCTCTCTATCCGAGGCCCTTCTCCTgctggccagcccagccctgctccccacctgGTGCCTTCACCTGCCCCGTCACCAGGGCCTGGTCCAGGACCCTCTCGGCCCCCAGCAGCAGAACCGCCCCCCTGCCTGCGCCGAGGCACCGCTGCTGCAGACCTGCTCTCCTCTAGCCCAGAGAGCCAGCATGGTGGTCCACAGCCTCCTGGGGGCGGGCAGCCTTTGCTGCAGCCCACCAAGGTGGATGCTGCTGAGGGCCGTCGGCCTCAGGCCCTACGACTTATCGAGCGGGACCCCTATGAGCATCCCGAGAAGCTGCGGCGcttgcagcaggagctggaggcctTTCGGAGTCAGCTGGGGGATGCAGGCACTTTAGATGCCACCTGGAGGGAgctgcaggaagcacaggaacaGGACGCCCGAGGCCGTTCCATAGCCATTGCCCGCTGCTATTCACTCAAGAACCGGCACCAGGATGTCATGCCCTATGATAGCAACCGTGTGGTGCTGCGCTCCGGCAAGGACGACTACATCAATGCCAGCTGTGTGGAAGGGCTCTCGCCATACTGTCCACCCTTAATAGCCACTCAGGCCCCACTACCTGGTACAGCTGCTGACTTCTGGCTTATGGTGCATGAGCAGAAAGTGTCTGTCATCGTCATGCTGGTGTCGGAAGCCGAGATGGAGAAG CAAAAGGTGGCACGCTACTTCCCCACAGAAAGGGGCCAGCCCATGGTGCATGGCGCCCTGAGCCTGGCACTGAGCAGCGTCCGCACCACTGAGACCCACGTGGAACGTGTCTTGAGCCTACAGTTCCGGGACCAAAGCCTCAAGCGTTCTCTagtgcatctccacttccccaCTTGGCCTGAGCT AGGCTTACCTGACAGCCCCAGCAACCTGCTGCGCTTCATCCAGGAGGTGCACGCACATTACCTGCATCAGCGGCCCCTGCACACGCCCATCATTGTGCACTGCAG CTCTGGCGTGGGCCGCACAGGGGCCTTTGCACTGCTCTACGCAGCTGTGCAGGAGGTGGAGGCCGGGAGCAGCATCCCTGAGCTGCCCCAGCTGGTGCGGCGCatgaggcagcagaggaagcacATGCTGCAGGAGAAG CTGCACCTTCGGTTCTGCCACGAAGCCGTGGTGAGGCACGTGGAACAGGTCTTGCAGCGCCATGGAGTGCCTCCTCCCTGTAAACCTGCAGCCAGCACAAGCCTCAACCACAAG AATCCCTTTCCTCAGGATTCCCAGGATCTGGTCCTCGGTGGAGATGTGCCCATCAGCTCCATCCAGGCCACCATCGCCAAGCTCAGCATCCGGCCTTCTGGGGAGTCCTCGGCCGCCAGCCTGCCAGGTCCTGTAgagcccccaggcctgcccccagccagtCTCCCAGAGCCCACCCCAGTCCCTTCCTCCTCACCACCCCCCCTCTCTTCACCCCTGCCTGAGACCCCCCAGCCTGAGGAAGAGCAGCCTGTGCCTGAAGCCCCCAGCTCGGggcccccttcctcctctctggagCTGCTGGCCTCTCTCACCCCAGAGGCCTTCTCCTTGGACAGCTCCCTGcggggaaagcagcggatgaGCAAGCAGAACTTTCTGCAGGCCCATAACGGGCAGGGCCTGCGGGCTGCCCGGCCCACTGATGATCCCCTCAGCCTTCTGGATCCCCTCTGGACACTCAACAAGACCTGA
- the PTPN23 gene encoding tyrosine-protein phosphatase non-receptor type 23 isoform X3 codes for MGSGQEASVPVTWTEIFSGKSVAHEDIKYEQACILYNLGALHSMLGAMDKRVSEEGMKVSCTHFQCAAGAFAYLREHFPQAYSVDMSRQILTLNVNLMLGQAQECLLEKSMLDNRKSFLVARISAQVVDYYKEACRALENPDTASLLGRIQKDWKKLVQMKIYYFAAVAHLHMGKQAEEQQKFGERVAYFQSALDKLNEAIKLAKGQPDTVQDALRFTMDVIGGKYNSAKKDNDFIYHEAVPALDTLQPVKGAPLVKPLPVNPTDPAVTGPDIFAKLVPMAAHEASSLYSEEKAKLLREMMAKIEDKNEVLDQFMDSMQLDPETVDNLDAYSHIPPQLMEKCAALSVRPDTVKNLVQSMQVLSGVFTDVEASLKDIKDLLEEDELQEQKFQEAVGPAGASLAVSKAELVEVKREWTKYMEVHEKASFTNSELHRAMNLHVGNLRLLSGPLDLVRAALPSPALTAEDKAVLQNLKRILAKVQEMREQRLSLEQQLRELIQKDDITASLVTTEHSEIQKLFEEQLKKYDQLRVYLEQNLAAQDNVLRALTEANVQYAAVRRVLSELDQKWNSTLQTLVASYEAYEDLMKKSQEGKDFYADLESKVAALLERARTTCQAREAARQQLLDRELKKKPPPRPTAPKPLLPRREEGEAVETGDAPEELRSLPPDMVAGARPPDTFLGAAAPFHFAPSPFPNATGPGPHYFPGPLPPGTYSGPTQLMQPRTTGPPTVPIAPGPALYPAPAYTAELGVVPQSSPQHGVVSSPYVAGLPSAPPPQFSGPELAMGVRPATTTVDSVQAPIPSHTTPRSNPTPAPPSQPCFPVPPPYPYPVGAQQALTAPPAHPFPPRIPTGFPAPRMGPQPHPSRSAFGPQPAQQPLPLQHPPLFPSQVPRLQPPQAPYPFVPQPGVLGQPPPPLHPQLYPGPAQEPVTPHSRALPFPSPGPPQTPHPPLAYGPSPSPRQLGPQATPLSIRGPSPAGQPSPAPHLVPSPAPSPGPGPGPSRPPAAEPPPCLRRGTAAADLLSSSPESQHGGPQPPGGGQPLLQPTKVDAAEGRRPQALRLIERDPYEHPEKLRRLQQELEAFRSQLGDAGTLDATWRELQEAQEQDARGRSIAIARCYSLKNRHQDVMPYDSNRVVLRSGKDDYINASCVEGLSPYCPPLIATQAPLPGTAADFWLMVHEQKVSVIVMLVSEAEMEKQKVARYFPTERGQPMVHGALSLALSSVRTTETHVERVLSLQFRDQSLKRSLVHLHFPTWPELGLPDSPSNLLRFIQEVHAHYLHQRPLHTPIIVHCSSGVGRTGAFALLYAAVQEVEAGSSIPELPQLVRRMRQQRKHMLQEKLHLRFCHEAVVRHVEQVLQRHGVPPPCKPAASTSLNHKNPFPQDSQDLVLGGDVPISSIQATIAKLSIRPSGESSAASLPGPVEPPGLPPASLPEPTPVPSSSPPPLSSPLPETPQPEEEQPVPEAPSSGPPSSSLELLASLTPEAFSLDSSLRGKQRMSKQNFLQAHNGQGLRAARPTDDPLSLLDPLWTLNKT; via the exons ATGGGCTCAGGCCAGGAGGCCTCTGTCCCGGTCACCTG GACCGAGATCTTCTCCGGCAAGTCTGTGGCCCATGAGGACATCAAGTATGAGCAGGCCTGCATTCTCTATAACCTTG GGGCCTTGCACTCTATGCTGGGGGCCATGGATAAGAGAGTGTCCGAGGAG gGCATGAAGGTCTCCTGTACCCATTTCCAGTGCGCAGCAGGCGCCTTTGCCTACCTGCGGGAGCACTTCCCTCAGGCCTACAGCGTCGACATGAGCCGCCAGATCCTCACACTCAACGTCAATCTCATGCTG GGCCAGGCGCAGGAATGCCTGCTGGAGAAGTCCATGCTGGACAACAGGAAGAGCTTCCTTGTGGCCCGCATCAGTGCTCAG GTGGTAGATTACTACAAGGAGGCATGCCGGGCTCTAGAAAACCCTGATACGGCCTCGCTGCTGGGCCGGATCCAGAAGGACTGGAAGAAACTCGTGCAGATGAAGATCTACTACTTTGCAGCTGTGGCTCAT ctGCACATGGGCAAGCAGGCCGAGGAGCAGCAGAAGTTTGGGGAGCGG GTCGCGTATTTCCAGAGTGCCCTGGACAAGCTCAATGAAGCCATCAAGTTGGCCAAG GGCCAGCCTGACACTGTGCAAGATGCACTTCGCTTCACCATGGATGTCATCGGAGGAAA GTACAATTCTGCAAAGAAGGACAACGACTTCATCTACCATGAGGCTGTTCCAGCTCTGGACACCCTTCAGCCTGTGAAAG GAGCCCCCTTAGTGAAGCCCTTGCCAGTGAACCCCACAGACCCAGCTGTTACTGGCCCTGACATCTTTGCCAAACTAGTCCCCATGGCTGCCCACGAGGCTTCCTCTCTGTACAG TGAGGAGAAGGCCAAGCTGCTGCGGGAGATGATGGCCAAGATTGAGGACAAGAATGAGGTCCTGGA CCAGTTCATGGATTCAATGCAGCTGGATCCTGAGACAGTGGACAACCTTGATGCCTACAGTCACATCCCGCCCCAGCTCATGGAAAAGTGTGCAGCTCTCAGTGTGCGGCCTGACACTGTAAAGAACCTCGTTCAGTCCATGCAAG TGCTGTCGGGTGTGTTCACGGACGTGGAGGCCTCCCTGAAGGACATCAAGGATCTGCTGGAGGAGGATGAGCTGCAAGAGCAGAAGTTCCAGGAGGCAGTGGGCCCGGCTGGGGCCAGCCTGGCTGTCTCTAAGGCCGAGCTGGTAGAAGTGAAGCGAGAATGGACCAAGTACATGGAAGTCCATGAGAAGGCCTCCTTCACCAACAGTGAACTGCACCGTGCCATGAATCTGCATGTTGGCAACCTGCGCCTTCTCAGTGGCCCACTCGACCTAGTCCGGGCAGCCTTGCCCTCTCCGGCCCTCACTGCAG AGGACAAGGCTGTGCTACAGAACCTGAAGCGCATCCTGGCCAAGGTGCAGGAGATGCGGGAGCAGCGCTTGTCCCTGGAGCAGCAGCTGCGCGAGCTCATCCAGAAGGATGACATCACTGCCTCGCTGGTCACAACGGAGCACTCGGAGATAcag AAATTGTTTGAGGAGCAGCTTAAGAAGTATGACCAGCTGCGGGTGTACCTGGAACAGAACCTGGCTGCCCAGGACAATGTCCTCCGTGCACTGACGGAGGCCAATGTGCAGTATGCAGCAGTGCGGCGAGTGCTCAGTGAGCTGGACCAAAA GTGGAACTCCACACTTCAGACTCTGGTAGCCTCGTATGAAGCCTATGAAGACCTGATGAAGAAGTCTCAGGAGGGCAAGGACTTCTATGCAGACCTGGAGAGCAAGGTGGCTGCCCTGCTGGAACGGGCACGCACAACCTGCCAGGCCCGTGAGGCTGCCCGCCAGCAACTCCTGGACAG GGAGCTGAAGAAGAAGCCACCACCACGGCCCACGGCACCCAAACCACTGCTACCCCGCAGGGAGGAGGGTGAGGCAGTGGAGACAGGAGATGCCCCAGAGGAACTGCGCAGTCTGCCCCCCGACATGGTGGCCGGCGCACGGCCACCAGACACTTTTCTGGGAGCTGCTGCCCCATTTCACTTTGCTCCCAGCCCTTTCCCCAATGCCACAGGCCCAGGACCCCATTACTTCCCAGGCCCCTTACCCCCTGGCACCTACTCAGGTCCCACCCAGCTGATGCAGCCCAGGACTACAGGACCTCCTACAGTGCCTATAGCACCAGGGCCTGCCCTTTACCCAGCCCCTGCCTATACAGCAGAGCTGGGTGTGGTGCCCCAGTCCTCTCCCCAGCATGGTGTGGTGAGCAGTCCCTACGTTGCAGGTCTGCCCTCGGCCCCACCACCCCAATTCTCAGGCCCTGAGTTGGCCATGGGAGTTCGGCCAGCCACTACTACTGTGGATAGTGTCCAGGCACCTATCCCCAGCCACACCACACCCCGGTCAAACCCTACTCCTGCCCCCCCTTCTCAGCCCTGTTTCCCAGTGCCACCACCCTACCCCTACCCTGTGGGGGCCCAGCAGGCCCTTACagcacccccagcccaccccttTCCCCCCAGGatccccacagggtttcctgcaCCGCGGATGGGACCCCAGCCCCATCCTTCACGATCAGCATTTGGCCCTCAGCCTGCCCAGCAGCCCCTTCCACTCCAGCACccgcccctcttcccatcccaggtcccaagACTCCAGCCTCCACAGGCCCCTTACCCTTTTGTCCCCCAGCCTGGTGTCCTGGGGCAGCCACCACCCCCCTTGCATCCCCAGCTCTACCCAGGTCCTGCCCAAGAGCCTGTGACCCCCCACTCACGGGCTCTGCCTTTTCCTAGCCCCGGGCCCCCTCAGACTCCCCATCCCCCCCTGGCCTATGGTCCCAGCCCTTCACCCAGGCAGCTAGGCCCCCAGGCCACCCCTCTCTCTATCCGAGGCCCTTCTCCTgctggccagcccagccctgctccccacctgGTGCCTTCACCTGCCCCGTCACCAGGGCCTGGTCCAGGACCCTCTCGGCCCCCAGCAGCAGAACCGCCCCCCTGCCTGCGCCGAGGCACCGCTGCTGCAGACCTGCTCTCCTCTAGCCCAGAGAGCCAGCATGGTGGTCCACAGCCTCCTGGGGGCGGGCAGCCTTTGCTGCAGCCCACCAAGGTGGATGCTGCTGAGGGCCGTCGGCCTCAGGCCCTACGACTTATCGAGCGGGACCCCTATGAGCATCCCGAGAAGCTGCGGCGcttgcagcaggagctggaggcctTTCGGAGTCAGCTGGGGGATGCAGGCACTTTAGATGCCACCTGGAGGGAgctgcaggaagcacaggaacaGGACGCCCGAGGCCGTTCCATAGCCATTGCCCGCTGCTATTCACTCAAGAACCGGCACCAGGATGTCATGCCCTATGATAGCAACCGTGTGGTGCTGCGCTCCGGCAAGGACGACTACATCAATGCCAGCTGTGTGGAAGGGCTCTCGCCATACTGTCCACCCTTAATAGCCACTCAGGCCCCACTACCTGGTACAGCTGCTGACTTCTGGCTTATGGTGCATGAGCAGAAAGTGTCTGTCATCGTCATGCTGGTGTCGGAAGCCGAGATGGAGAAG CAAAAGGTGGCACGCTACTTCCCCACAGAAAGGGGCCAGCCCATGGTGCATGGCGCCCTGAGCCTGGCACTGAGCAGCGTCCGCACCACTGAGACCCACGTGGAACGTGTCTTGAGCCTACAGTTCCGGGACCAAAGCCTCAAGCGTTCTCTagtgcatctccacttccccaCTTGGCCTGAGCT AGGCTTACCTGACAGCCCCAGCAACCTGCTGCGCTTCATCCAGGAGGTGCACGCACATTACCTGCATCAGCGGCCCCTGCACACGCCCATCATTGTGCACTGCAG CTCTGGCGTGGGCCGCACAGGGGCCTTTGCACTGCTCTACGCAGCTGTGCAGGAGGTGGAGGCCGGGAGCAGCATCCCTGAGCTGCCCCAGCTGGTGCGGCGCatgaggcagcagaggaagcacATGCTGCAGGAGAAG CTGCACCTTCGGTTCTGCCACGAAGCCGTGGTGAGGCACGTGGAACAGGTCTTGCAGCGCCATGGAGTGCCTCCTCCCTGTAAACCTGCAGCCAGCACAAGCCTCAACCACAAG AATCCCTTTCCTCAGGATTCCCAGGATCTGGTCCTCGGTGGAGATGTGCCCATCAGCTCCATCCAGGCCACCATCGCCAAGCTCAGCATCCGGCCTTCTGGGGAGTCCTCGGCCGCCAGCCTGCCAGGTCCTGTAgagcccccaggcctgcccccagccagtCTCCCAGAGCCCACCCCAGTCCCTTCCTCCTCACCACCCCCCCTCTCTTCACCCCTGCCTGAGACCCCCCAGCCTGAGGAAGAGCAGCCTGTGCCTGAAGCCCCCAGCTCGGggcccccttcctcctctctggagCTGCTGGCCTCTCTCACCCCAGAGGCCTTCTCCTTGGACAGCTCCCTGcggggaaagcagcggatgaGCAAGCAGAACTTTCTGCAGGCCCATAACGGGCAGGGCCTGCGGGCTGCCCGGCCCACTGATGATCCCCTCAGCCTTCTGGATCCCCTCTGGACACTCAACAAGACCTGA